From a single Paenibacillus sp. FSL W8-0426 genomic region:
- a CDS encoding IS3 family transposase, whose amino-acid sequence MGYSKKGAAHLQQGKELRFQFIEEYRSDFRVEKMCKVLQVSRSGYYKWRLAAPSNRDQRRKRLTNRILWHYHDSDSRYGSPRIRNELLKEGWVVSERTVGFIMRENGLRSCVSLKFKVCTTDSRHTFPIASNELQQDFSASKPAEKWVADITYIPCRQGRLYLASILDLYTKQIVGWKLSDRMTTDLVMDALNQAYAAKMPAKGLIHHSDRGAQYASKEYRSKLEQYGMKASMSRPGNCYDNACIEAFHSALKRELIYRIPRFKTKAEAYEALYRYLEFFYNRKRSHSALGYLSPLEFEQQYYQKTS is encoded by the coding sequence ATTGGCTATTCTAAAAAAGGCGCTGCACATCTTCAGCAAGGAAAAGAACTGAGGTTCCAATTCATCGAAGAGTATCGCTCCGACTTTCGAGTGGAGAAGATGTGCAAGGTCTTGCAAGTGTCTCGGAGTGGCTACTACAAATGGCGTTTGGCTGCACCATCCAACCGAGATCAGCGGAGGAAACGCCTTACGAATCGAATTTTGTGGCACTATCATGACTCGGATTCGAGGTATGGTAGTCCTCGTATTCGCAATGAACTTTTAAAAGAAGGTTGGGTCGTATCGGAGCGTACGGTCGGCTTCATCATGCGCGAAAACGGACTTCGTTCCTGTGTTTCGCTTAAGTTTAAAGTGTGTACAACGGATTCCAGACATACGTTTCCGATAGCTTCCAATGAGCTTCAGCAAGACTTCTCAGCTTCAAAACCGGCCGAAAAATGGGTTGCAGACATTACCTACATTCCATGTCGTCAGGGGAGGCTGTATTTAGCCAGCATTTTGGACCTGTATACCAAGCAAATCGTAGGTTGGAAATTGAGCGACCGCATGACCACTGATCTCGTCATGGATGCGCTAAACCAGGCCTATGCTGCGAAAATGCCAGCAAAAGGACTCATCCACCACTCTGACCGTGGGGCACAATATGCTTCCAAAGAGTATCGAAGCAAGCTGGAGCAGTATGGTATGAAAGCGAGTATGAGCAGGCCTGGAAACTGCTATGACAATGCTTGTATTGAAGCCTTTCACAGCGCATTGAAGCGAGAACTGATCTATCGCATCCCTAGATTTAAAACGAAGGCAGAAGCCTATGAAGCACTATATCGCTACTTGGAATTCTTTTATAATCGCAAACGCTCACACAGTGCACTGGGTTACCTGTCTCCTTTGGAATTCGAGCAACAGTATTACCAAAAAACCTCATAA
- a CDS encoding transposase — MGEQRQRYNEEFKKQTVKYIQEQTKTLSDVAEDLNIPKSTLSQWMTKYRQFDQESVNHPEKIRNLEQTLRANEAEQRRKDREIEDLKEELAILKKALHIFSKEKN; from the coding sequence ATGGGAGAACAACGGCAACGTTACAATGAAGAATTTAAGAAACAAACGGTAAAGTACATTCAGGAGCAAACAAAGACGTTATCCGATGTAGCGGAAGATTTAAATATTCCTAAAAGTACGCTGAGTCAATGGATGACCAAGTATCGGCAGTTCGATCAGGAAAGCGTCAATCATCCCGAAAAGATCCGAAATCTCGAACAAACACTACGGGCCAATGAAGCAGAACAACGCCGGAAAGACCGTGAAATTGAAGATCTCAAAGAAGAATTGGCTATTCTAAAAAAGGCGCTGCACATCTTCAGCAAGGAAAAGAACTGA